One part of the Sarcophilus harrisii chromosome 5, mSarHar1.11, whole genome shotgun sequence genome encodes these proteins:
- the MED21 gene encoding mediator of RNA polymerase II transcription subunit 21, translating to MADRLTQLQDAVNSLADQFCNAIGVLQQCGPPASFNNIQTAINKDQPANPTEEYAQLFAALIARTAKDIDVLIDSLPSEESTAALQAASLCKLEEENHEAATCLEDVVCRGDMLLEKIQSALADIAQSQLKTRNGTHSQSLPDS from the exons ATGGCGGATCGGCTCACTCAGCTTCAGGACGCCGTCAACTCG CTTGCAGATCAGTTTTGTAATGCCATTGGAGTGTTGCAGCAatgtggtcctcctgcctccttcaATAATATTCAGACAGCAATCAACAAAGATCAACCAGCAAATCCTACAGAAG AATATGCCCAGCTCTTTGCAGCACTAATTGCACGAACAGCAAAGGACATAGATGTTTTGATAGATTCTTTACCTAGTGAAGAATCTACAGCTGCTTTGCAG gctgCAAGCTTGTGTAAGTTGGAAGAGGAAAACCATGAGGCTGCTACTTGTCTTGAAGATGTTGTTTGCAGAGGAGATATGCTTTTAGAAAAAATACAGAGTGCCCTTGCAGACATTGCTCAGTCACAATTGAAGACAAGAAATGGTACTCACAGCCAGTCTCTTCCAGACTCCTAG